ggataattttaggctgccatgtcacatttgaagaccccctgatgcacccctagagtagaaactccaaataagtgaccccattttggaaactacgggataaggcagcagttctgttggtactattttagggtacatatgatttttggttgctctatattacacttcgtgaggcaaggtaacaaaaaaatagcagttttggcaccatttttattcatctgacaggttagatcacattgtatttttatagagtaggttgttacggacgtgacaataccaaatatgacaactttttttggttgtttgtttcagttttacataaagcatttttgggtctccacattctgagagccgtagtttttatatttttttaggcaacttatgtaggggctcattttcttcTGTAtcagatgccggtttgattggtactattttagggtacatgtgactttctgatcgcttggtattacactttttgcgatgtaaggtgacaaaaaatggcttctttgacacttttttttcacatgttCTCatgagggttaggtcatgtgatatttttatacagcaggttcttacggatgcagcgatacctaatatgtatactttttatttatttaagttttacacaataagcattttctaaacaaaaaaaattcacgttttagtgtctccatattctgagagccatatttgtttttattttttgggcgattgtcttaggtaggggttcattttttgcgggattggtactatttgggggggcataaacctttttgatcgcttggtgttgctcttttagtgatgtaaggtttttatttttttgacggtgtttatctgaggggttaggtcatgtgatatttttatagagctggttgatacggatgcggcgatacctagtatgtctacttttcttttttcccctattttttttttaactttattttggggaaaggacgcttttttttggtcccactctgggacttcaacttttgggggtctgatcccctttacaatgcattacaatacttctgtattgtgatgcattggctgtaagtgtattacacactgtaatacacttacagcattcctgcctgtgagatccagggggctggatctcacaggctgtcacggagggcagccacgatgcctaatgaAGGCaacgggctgccttccctgcgattggatccccgtcacagcagtgcggggacctgatggccacCCCGCACAGGGCAGGAtcccgcacgtgccgcggtcagcgctgaccgcagcagtgcgagggttaaagaaaacacagatgccggcgcatacagcaggggtccggctatcattgactgccggacccctgctgctgatcgggcgggcgcagctcctgcacccgcccaattaTCTCGCCGgtcatgtacagcgctggtcctcaagtcacatccaccagcgccgtacatgtacggcgcaggtcCTTAAGGGGGGTTAAAGAAAAGATGCTCCCGAAATGTTATCACACGGTGAATACAAGAATTCTgtaaaacagatatgtcaggagagcAGAGTAGCAATGGGCACTTGCCATGCAGTGTGACATCGGGTTCTTGCTCTTCAATGGAGCCCTGAATTCTTAATCTTCTGAGAGTTTTCAGTTGATATCTGAATGATCACTTCCAAACAAATTCAAAATTTCATATTGAAACCAAATGAATAGCTTTCAAAATGACTCCTAGTTTTTCTCTTGTGtaggtataaaaaaataaaaataaaacgcgATATGCACAGCATAGTCATACATAAACCAGGGGGAGGGAGTAATAGAAATACCACTTGGCGGGCAAATTGTCACTGAATGTGTGTGCTATTTCAAGTTTTGGATGAAACAAACACCGACTTCTTTGCACCCCGCCGTCACTTGGGTAGCATGCAACCGCCAGTAAGGAAAGCTTATAAAAGATATCATCCTAGCAAGGCTATGAGACAACAATGTGGTGAACCTCATAGCACCTGGGATCCAGTTCCTCTTGCGAGTCAGGAGTCTGAAGGCCCACAAGACATTTTGAATCTGAAGAAGACAGCAGACAACAATGCCCTACTAATTCTGTGTCAATGAGTGTTTCTTTCTTGGTATGTCAAAGGACCCCCTGTAACATAACATTTGCAGGAACTGTGCAGGCGCCTGTAGATTCCACTGGTGATAATGACTGGTCAGCAGGGGTTACGGATTCATGTGATTATCTCATTACTATAGGGTCTACATTTAAAACATGTTGACTGATAACTCAAAATGTGTCACAAGCTGTTTAGAATTCCAACAATTTATTTACCTACCCATAttttcctctgctcctctccccaATACAACGCTCCTGAGCACGCCTGTGGACATTGTGACTAAAAGGATATCCCTTCTTCATCATAGaaaaagctttaaaggggttctccatcaATTTTAAAATAATAGGTGTATGCTTATAGGGGGTGtccaagtgtttaatactgatgacttgtcttcaggataggtcatcagtattcccggagccccccccccccccccccaatccgctgtttgaagagaccactaCCAAGATCAGTGATGTCCCgttcattagtcacatggcctaggaacagctcagtccctttcaagtgaatgggcctgggctgcaataccaagcactaccACTATACAATGAACTGCGCTGTGAGGTGGTCGAGGCACTCAGAGACTACACATGCACAAAAGATtatacatacattatacatacacaATAACACATTGCATACGTGATACGTTGTACTCCTCTCAGTTTAAATTTACCTCTTCTGTGGTGCAGGACCTTGATCAtgtgactgtgatgtcactaaAGGTCCTGCACCCCTTCCTACCCACAGCATAACTGAAGGGCAATGCTTAAAGGGGTCCGACGTCCAGCACAcctgctgatgagctgtttgaagaggccgtagTGCTCTGGCCTTTTCAcagattaccaagcacagtgccgtacattataTAGCCCCTTCATGCCACAGTGatgtttcattttttcattttagtttttactccctgcctccccagagccataacatttttattgttCCATTTACATAGtcgtatgaaggcttgttttttgcaggacaagttgtactttctaatggcaccattttagaTTGCATATAATGcagtggaaagctggaaaaaaaatccaaatagggtggaattgaaaaaaaaaaaaaaaaaagctcccgcTAGTTCCATGAAGGCAATCCAAAGCTCTGAAGTGCTCTCTGTTTTGCAACCACCTGGCTTGAGTGACAGTGGTAGCATCCAACCAgaagaccactacagctgtcactcagagcagagatgaggTGCTgcgatgcagagagcacttccaAGCAAAATAAAAGTTGTGTTTCTCAGTCCTGCAAATAGTTAAATCGTTGATAAAAGGTATGTTTACCTGCTAGCCACAGTCCCTACCTAGCACTGTCAGCAGTTATGGAAGGTCAAAACTGCTGTCAGACTCCCTTAAAAATAAGCACAACATGAGCTTTATGGTTTCCCTTGCATCATATCCATCAATGATTTGATATAAAGGTCAGCACAGAGAATTTTTTCCCTTGCTTGCACCATTCACATAATATGTATAACACAGGACACATTATAAGAGGTGCTCTCAGTACAGATTTTAATGCATCTTGTAACAAAAGTCTATGATACTGCAGCAGTCACTGACTGGTTCCCATCCTATGTAACAAACCAGTTTCTGAAAGCTGAAAATGTCCACCATGACAACACTAGTTATGTGTGCCCCACTCTGTACAGAGATCTCTTAAATTCAGATATTGTGCCCTTTTTAGTTCTGGGCGAGTCTTTTTCAGAGTCAATTCAGATCTCAGACCCACTGGGCTCAGCCTCAGAACTTGGTATCCGTAGATCAGAGTCATTCCTCACCAATGAGAAAAGGCCAACCACGCTGAGAAGTGCGAGCAGCATTGTGACCGCGCACAAACTGAACATACTTCTCGTACCGCTCTGATCACTGTCATGAAGCACAAGAAGACCCAGTCCAGCAAGAAGGTTCAGAGGAACTCTGAACCAGTTCATTACACCCGTTTGTTCCTTTTCTGGGATCAGTCGACGCCTCAGAAAACTCATTGCTGGGAAGTAGAGTCCACACGCTAGCTCGATGAGGAGGAATGCCAGGAAAGACTCAGTTGGACGCTCCTGCCCTGGCCCTGTAGAGAAGGTTAGCATGAAGAGGGAGAAGAAAACCATGAGTACAGATAGGCAGAGGATGTGCATGGGTTGGAGGTGATATTTCTTTGAAGTAGCAAGACGGTAGAGCGATGAACCAGCTGCACTTGCTGCCATAAAGCCAGAAAAGGCAATACCAAGAGGAGTATTATGAGGGTCCAGTACAGGAGTCCAGAGAAATATGAAGATGTAAACCACACTCTCAAATAATGCCTGTATGGCACCTAAAAGCAATACACGGCGGTCTCTCAGAAGGCATCTCAAGCCATCGCCACAGCTGCGGGTAAAGCTGCTGCTCTGTCCATGGTTCTCATCCCAGTCTCGGATCACTAGGGCTACAGACAGAACTAGAAGTGGTACTGCTAGCACAGAGGGTGAAGCTGGCCCAAATCCTAGCCACTCTGCGCAGGCATTTGCACTTACTCCTGCAACAATAGCAATGGCGCCATTCCAGGTGGACACTTGAGAGAAGGTGTGAGGGAGCCATTCGGCAGGGAAATCATGATGTTCGGCATGTTCATGAGCATACCATGACTCAAAGGAAGAAAACAACAAGGAGCTTGAGAATCCACCCAGAACACGCCCAGTTAGGAGCACAAAATAGTCCCGAGACAGTTTGCAAAGGTAACATCCCGCAAGGAGGAGGGAAAGAAGTATACACGATTTCCGTCGACCAAGGCGTCCTGTCAGGGGCGCAGTCACCAAACCCGATAGCACAGTGGCCCCAAAGCCACATACATATATGATGGCAATCTGTCCCTCCAGAAAGTTGTAGTGCTGGTACAGTTTGTACAGGTAGGGACCTTGCAGCCAATCTGCTGCCAACGCTGGGAAATAGGCTCTGAAAAAGTCATGCTGAAACTGTCGGAAAGCCGGGTTCCCTAATGTGTTGCTGGTGGGGGAATTTTTGGAATGGCAAGCCGAGAACTCTAACACTGCCCACAGAGCCAAAAGGCCAACGAGGACCAAATATGCCGTGACCAACATACTGTATCATCGAAATAGCATTCTGAGAGAAGaagctaaaaagaaaaaagaaagagagcAAGTTATTATCCAAACAATAAAACTTCAACTTTACTTAAggataatgggggagatttatcaaaactgatggaaTGGAAAACTGGCCAAcacaaaccaatcagattccacctttcatttttcaaagctcctctggaaaatgaagtgtagaatctgattggttgctatgggaaactaaaccagttctactttccatcagtttggataaatctcccccaatgagaGACACTAATTCATATTCAAAGTCAGTTCAAAACAATAAAACTAATGTAATGGACAAGGGTTAACGGGGTCCAGAATTCCAATTATTTTCaattcattaaccacttcagccccgctagctgaaacccccttcatgaccagagcactttttacaattctgcactacactcctttcaccgtttatcgctcggtcatgcaacttaccacccaaatgaattttacctccttttcttctcactaatggagctttcatttggtggtattttattgctgctgacatttttactttttttgttattaatcaaaatgtaacgatttttttgcaaaaaaatgacatttttcactttcagctgtaaaattttgcaaaaaaaaaacgacatccatatataaatttttcgccaaatttattgttctacatgtctctgatgaaaaaaaaatgtttgggcaaaaaaaaaaaaaaaatggtttgggtaaaagttatagcgtttacaaactatggtacaaaaatgtgaatttccgctttttgaagcagctctgactttctgagcacctgtcatgtttcctgaggttctacaatggccagacagtacaaacaccccacaaatgaccccattttgtaaagtagacaccctaaggtattcgctgatgggcatagtgagttcatagaactttttattttttgtcacaagttagcggaaaatgatgatgattttttatttttattttttttcttacaaagtctcatattccactaacttgcgacaaaaaataaaaaattctaggaactcaccatgcccctcacagaataccttgaggtgtcttctttccaaaatggggtcacttgtggggtagttatactgccctggcaatttaggggcccaaatgtgtgagaagtactttgcaatcaaaatctgtaaaaaatgaccggtgaaatccgaaaggtgcactttggaatatgtgcccctttgcccaccttggcatcaaaaaagtgtcacacatctggtatcgccgtactcaggagaagttggggaatgtgttttggggtgtcattttacatatacccatgctgggtgagagaaatatcttggcaaaagacaacttttcccattttttttttatacaaagttggcatttgaccaagatatttttctcacccagcatgggtatatgtaaaatgacaccccaaaacacattccccaacttctcctgagtgcggcgataccagatgtgtcacacttttttgctgccaaggtgggcaaaggggcacatattccaaagtgcacctttcgggtttcgccggtcattttttacacattttgattgcaaggtacttctcacacattcgggcccctaaattgccagggcattataactacgccacaagtaaccccattttggaaagaagacaccccaaggtattccgtgaggggcatggcgagttcctagaattttttattttttgtcgcaagttagtggaatatgagactttgtaaggaaaaaaggaaaaaaatgaaaaatcatcattttccgctaacttgtgacaaaaaaaaaaattctaggaactcgccatgcccctcacggaataccttggggtgtcttctttccaaaatggggtcacttgtggcgtagttatactgcactgCCCTTGCGACCATGTAACCATTTGTCATGACACAAGGGGAGCTGGACACTGCGcacagcctgtgattggctgcagcgatgtcAAACTGGTTGCCGGGGCATCGCAGGACTGCAAGAGAAGGAGAGGGGAGCCGGCAGTGGGAAGCAGGCCAGtcatcttccctttgcaggtcatcTCCCAATTCTTGCACAATCccattaaagggggttttccagaATGTTActtttatcctctatccacacaGTTGGAGATACATTTCTGATTTCTGGGAGGCCTCAATCGTGAGAACAAGTTACCATGTCCCCCAATTCTGGTCACGGCATAAACGCAGTGAAGAGAGGCTTGAATGGCTCGGTGATTGAGCAGTAATGGGGAGGAATGGGACCCCAGTTCccatgatcagtggggttccagtgataggacccccacgatcagatacttatctcctatcctgtgggcATGGGATAAATGTTGATTGCGGGAAAAGTACCCACAACAGCACAATAAACCAACATAATGTCTACTGTAAGGTCAGGGGCAGCCCTTATGATCATTCTTTTATCatctgggcagcacggtggctcagcggttagcagcactggggtcctgggttcgaatcagACCATGGACTACATCTgcttggagtttgtatgttctccacggttttgggggggggggggggagggtctgGGGTTCCTGACACACTCTAAAAATATACAAATTGGCAAAATTGCCCCTAGTTTACGCTGTGGTCCAGCGCCGACATGGCCACTGACAGGGAGTTGTCCCAATCTCTGCACTTTTAGttcctgtgacaaaagtccttaTCTGTACATGTAATATCCTTCCCCACCAGAGGAGGGGGCCAGACCTAGTAGAAAGAGGAGGCCATATCGATGGGATGAAGTATGTGGTCCCTCAGGTATAAAGGGACTACAAGCCTGAGAGGGGGATACGGAGGAGTGTGCTTCCACGGTCAGAGGACAGGCAATGCACCGGACAACAGGGAAAACCGCTAGAAGCGGCCACAACTAAGTGTGTGCTGACTAATTCATTCAGAAATACCGACCCTGCGCCCGTCTCCTACTGCTTCCTCCTCCGGATATGTCTCCCTGCACCGTCCGTCATACTCATCGCTGCCGGAAGCTTAACTTCCGCTTCCGGGAGAATGCGCAGTGGGGAGAGATCACGTGACGCTTCGCGTTGGCAGGGACGGGAGTCACGTGACCTCGAGCTGTGAGTGTGTTCAGTATGAAAGTCCCATAGGGTGATGTGGGAACTGATCCTGTGCCACAAGTCCAGGAGAAGCTGGAATGGCGGCCATCTTGTCACCCTGCTGAAATGCTCTGCTTACTCAATTAGCCATTAGGGACAGGTCTTTAATTTTTGACATACAAACACTGAGGTCTATTGGCCGCTGTTCGGATCTGTCATATGAAATACAACATGgcacctttgatgacgtcactgcggtcaccacatgtctgtcacatgatccatcaccatggtgatggaccgtgtgatgagcgcagtgacgtcatcaaaggtcctattcctcacagaagaagacagaagagatgccggctgcgcgagcaagtggattaaggtgagtaaaatattattattattttttttaacccctccagcgctattgtactatgcattctgtattaagaatgtattattttcccttataaaatggttataagggaaaataatagcaacctacacaacaccgatcccaaacccgaacttctgtgatgaagttcgggtaccaaacatgacgatttttctcaagcgcgt
This is a stretch of genomic DNA from Bufo gargarizans isolate SCDJY-AF-19 chromosome 3, ASM1485885v1, whole genome shotgun sequence. It encodes these proteins:
- the MFSD5 gene encoding molybdate-anion transporter; protein product: MLVTAYLVLVGLLALWAVLEFSACHSKNSPTSNTLGNPAFRQFQHDFFRAYFPALAADWLQGPYLYKLYQHYNFLEGQIAIIYVCGFGATVLSGLVTAPLTGRLGRRKSCILLSLLLAGCYLCKLSRDYFVLLTGRVLGGFSSSLLFSSFESWYAHEHAEHHDFPAEWLPHTFSQVSTWNGAIAIVAGVSANACAEWLGFGPASPSVLAVPLLVLSVALVIRDWDENHGQSSSFTRSCGDGLRCLLRDRRVLLLGAIQALFESVVYIFIFLWTPVLDPHNTPLGIAFSGFMAASAAGSSLYRLATSKKYHLQPMHILCLSVLMVFFSLFMLTFSTGPGQERPTESFLAFLLIELACGLYFPAMSFLRRRLIPEKEQTGVMNWFRVPLNLLAGLGLLVLHDSDQSGTRSMFSLCAVTMLLALLSVVGLFSLVRNDSDLRIPSSEAEPSGSEI